A single region of the Streptomyces vilmorinianum genome encodes:
- a CDS encoding protein kinase domain-containing protein, with product MLGPLREGAPRQIGPYDVLARLGAGGMGEVFLGRAPGDGSFVAVKTVRRDVANEPAFRDRFRREIKVAGMVRSTYAAAPVGGDADAEVPWLATAYVPGPSLSQAVRRGGPLPVATVRELGAGIARALADLHAAGVLHRDLKPGNVMLSVDGPRLIDFGIARSKGATTMTATGMMVGTPSFMSPEHVTGARHVTGASDVFCLGSLLCYAATGEDPFGDGPVAAVLYRVSQAEADLSRVPDELRDVVAACLSADPAARPAPERLVSLLAGDSGGERRPAWPESVREHIGEYGRELAQLVAAGGPLVEMPATPPEAPGVHQLPTMPPVAPVTPVTPAPPRKRRRGLIAAVVALAVVGGGLGTYLLWPQEGRKQTPGAAAPPASGPRIPGVDDRGLADASGVVPQNAAQRPAGWKPWRAELTAPAFGCSAGESVLVCRTTDGRYEALDTASGRKLWDADLVEDERDDLSYVGPTGGVFIAGDTARPVVHDTVAVLASGDRLQVRDARSGTVRWEKEAWGAQGVSSRPIVADGIVFAATKTTQDPTTTRVGMTAFSLADGARLWSKELTNAAIPRVEIRDFDPVAYAKGTVYALSDGGLLAYEAKTGTLLGQADKDAESCETLRVLGAAAYCVTVPYTADEEQRLHLLDAGTLASKGSLPAPVRRLRPDVISAKAVIGFDRGLKIHDPKDGNQLGSYAAKAAPAGLEQDWSGPLLAGDQVVYADYSALYTVRLGRNGGPAGLKVTPVPGAPGPRAAKEAAMETPFADMIRAPEVLPIGGIAHIVYDQGVVSSVELPK from the coding sequence GTGCTGGGACCGCTGCGCGAGGGCGCGCCACGGCAGATCGGACCGTACGACGTGCTGGCGCGGCTCGGCGCCGGCGGTATGGGCGAGGTGTTCCTGGGGCGGGCGCCGGGCGACGGTTCGTTCGTGGCCGTGAAGACCGTACGGCGCGACGTCGCGAACGAGCCCGCCTTCCGCGACCGCTTCCGGCGCGAGATCAAGGTCGCGGGGATGGTGCGGAGCACGTACGCCGCCGCCCCCGTGGGCGGGGACGCCGACGCCGAGGTGCCCTGGCTCGCGACGGCGTACGTCCCAGGGCCCAGCCTGTCCCAGGCCGTGCGGCGGGGCGGTCCCCTGCCGGTGGCGACCGTACGGGAGCTGGGCGCCGGAATCGCCCGCGCGCTGGCCGACCTGCACGCCGCCGGCGTCCTGCACCGCGACCTCAAGCCGGGCAACGTCATGCTGTCGGTCGACGGACCGCGCCTGATCGACTTCGGCATCGCCCGCAGCAAGGGCGCCACGACGATGACGGCGACCGGGATGATGGTCGGCACCCCGTCCTTCATGTCGCCCGAGCACGTGACGGGGGCGCGCCACGTCACCGGGGCCTCGGACGTGTTCTGCCTGGGCTCGCTGCTCTGTTACGCGGCGACCGGCGAGGACCCCTTCGGGGACGGTCCCGTCGCGGCCGTCCTCTACCGCGTGTCACAGGCCGAAGCGGACCTGAGCCGGGTCCCGGACGAGCTGCGGGACGTCGTCGCCGCCTGCCTGAGCGCCGACCCGGCGGCCCGGCCGGCCCCGGAGCGGCTCGTGTCGCTCCTCGCCGGCGACAGCGGCGGGGAACGACGGCCCGCGTGGCCCGAGAGCGTGCGGGAGCACATCGGGGAGTACGGGAGGGAGCTCGCGCAGCTGGTGGCGGCGGGGGGTCCGCTGGTGGAGATGCCCGCCACCCCGCCGGAGGCGCCGGGGGTCCACCAGCTGCCGACCATGCCGCCGGTGGCACCCGTGACGCCCGTGACGCCCGCACCTCCCAGGAAGCGCCGCCGGGGGCTGATCGCCGCCGTGGTGGCCCTCGCGGTCGTGGGCGGCGGGCTCGGGACGTACCTGCTGTGGCCGCAGGAGGGCAGGAAGCAGACTCCCGGCGCAGCCGCCCCGCCCGCCTCGGGCCCCCGGATCCCGGGCGTCGACGACCGCGGCCTGGCCGACGCCTCCGGAGTCGTACCGCAGAACGCGGCCCAGCGGCCGGCCGGCTGGAAGCCGTGGCGGGCCGAGCTGACCGCGCCCGCGTTCGGGTGCTCGGCCGGGGAGTCGGTGCTGGTGTGCCGGACGACCGACGGGCGGTACGAGGCGCTGGACACCGCGAGCGGCAGGAAGCTGTGGGACGCCGACCTCGTCGAGGACGAGCGGGACGACCTCAGCTACGTGGGACCGACGGGCGGGGTCTTCATCGCCGGCGACACGGCGCGTCCCGTCGTGCACGACACGGTGGCCGTCCTCGCCTCCGGCGACCGGCTCCAGGTGCGCGACGCCCGCAGCGGCACGGTCCGCTGGGAGAAGGAGGCCTGGGGCGCACAGGGCGTGAGCAGCAGGCCGATCGTCGCCGACGGGATCGTCTTCGCGGCGACGAAGACGACGCAGGACCCGACCACGACACGGGTGGGCATGACCGCGTTCTCCCTCGCCGACGGCGCGCGCCTGTGGTCCAAGGAGCTCACCAACGCCGCGATCCCCCGCGTCGAGATTCGGGACTTCGATCCCGTGGCCTACGCCAAGGGCACGGTGTACGCCCTCAGCGACGGCGGTCTCCTCGCGTACGAGGCGAAGACCGGAACCCTGCTCGGTCAGGCCGACAAGGACGCCGAGAGCTGCGAGACGCTGCGGGTCCTCGGTGCCGCCGCGTACTGCGTCACCGTCCCGTACACCGCCGACGAGGAGCAGCGGCTGCATCTCCTCGACGCGGGCACGCTCGCGTCGAAGGGCAGCCTGCCCGCCCCCGTGCGGCGGCTGCGCCCCGATGTGATCAGCGCGAAGGCCGTCATCGGCTTCGACCGCGGGCTGAAGATCCACGACCCGAAGGACGGCAACCAGCTCGGTTCGTACGCGGCGAAGGCGGCGCCCGCCGGTCTTGAGCAGGACTGGTCGGGGCCGCTGCTCGCGGGCGACCAGGTGGTGTACGCCGACTACTCCGCCCTCTACACCGTGCGGCTCGGCCGGAACGGCGGCCCCGCCGGGCTCAAGGTCACTCCGGTGCCCGGGGCACCGGGGCCGCGCGCGGCGAAGGAGGCCGCGATGGAGACGCCCTTCGCCGACATGATCCGTGCGCCCGAGGTCCTTCCCATCGGCGGGATCGCGCACATCGTGTACGACCAGGGTGTCGTCTCCTCCGTCGAGCTTCCCAAGTAG
- a CDS encoding protein kinase domain-containing protein, translating to MPGPSLAEAVVRSGALPVAAVRALGAALARALDAVHGVQVLHRDLKPANVLLGAAGPKLIDFGIAQAFEATALTSTGLVVGSPGFMSPEHLVGSRAVVPASDVFCLGAVLAFAASGRGPFHDDEMAAVIFRISRADAELSGVPAELRPVVERCLRLDPAERPSAAELVGLLGGQAVPEVFPWPGGVLSLLAEYGDAARRTGEAAASGAGVADLPTVAPVVPYSPTAAGYRPAVPDPVVRRRPWGRIVAGAVAVAVAATVGVVMVNRSGGQGSSTGGAGGASGPSAGPGTGTAQPATLSQVVLPYGGEGHTGDFGAVGEARTSRPAGWSPWQREVDAGMGACALSPEVLVCAGSGGAAVGLRAADGEKVWSVPGRGEAPRSAPQYPAVTGDAVHITGPDGVITYGLKDGKERGQLPAPGKEWAVKGTDLLGGVLYSTYVDVADERTGLVTATKLEGGRAQELWRTPLDALPEQPVAAGGRVFVPVDNVPVALDARTGTVAARGAGGCGKVTVHKESVLCSGRQEGGVAVLDSRTLKTVRTLGEGTSPSAGPAVNADGVVALVHDGGTVVTYDLASGRERWRTDLHVSRGHADRVYFVGDQVLAGGKHEVNAIPVAGPSVRPEEFTAALPDDFTPTASAEVLAAGGAVFLALSDGLVVSAYLP from the coding sequence GTGCCGGGACCCTCGCTCGCGGAGGCCGTCGTACGGTCCGGGGCGTTGCCGGTCGCGGCGGTACGGGCGCTGGGTGCGGCCCTCGCGCGGGCGCTGGACGCGGTGCACGGGGTGCAAGTGCTGCACCGGGACCTGAAGCCCGCGAACGTGCTGCTCGGCGCCGCCGGTCCGAAGCTGATCGACTTCGGTATCGCGCAGGCCTTCGAGGCGACGGCGCTGACCTCGACGGGGCTCGTGGTCGGCTCGCCGGGGTTCATGTCACCGGAGCATCTGGTCGGCAGCCGGGCGGTGGTGCCCGCCTCGGACGTCTTCTGTCTGGGCGCGGTGCTCGCGTTCGCGGCGAGTGGGCGCGGGCCGTTCCACGACGACGAGATGGCCGCGGTGATCTTCCGGATCAGCCGGGCCGACGCCGAACTGTCGGGTGTGCCGGCGGAGTTGCGGCCGGTGGTGGAGCGGTGTCTGCGGCTCGACCCGGCGGAGCGGCCTTCGGCGGCGGAGCTGGTGGGGCTGCTCGGCGGCCAGGCGGTCCCGGAGGTGTTTCCGTGGCCGGGCGGGGTGTTGTCCCTGCTCGCGGAGTACGGGGACGCGGCGCGCCGGACCGGTGAGGCGGCGGCCTCGGGCGCGGGCGTGGCGGACCTGCCGACGGTCGCTCCGGTGGTGCCGTACTCCCCCACGGCGGCGGGCTACCGGCCCGCTGTGCCCGATCCGGTGGTCCGGCGCAGGCCCTGGGGGCGGATCGTGGCGGGGGCCGTCGCGGTGGCCGTGGCGGCGACCGTGGGCGTGGTGATGGTCAACCGGTCCGGTGGGCAGGGGAGTTCGACGGGCGGCGCGGGTGGCGCGAGCGGCCCTTCGGCCGGTCCCGGCACGGGAACCGCGCAGCCGGCCACGCTGAGCCAGGTCGTCCTGCCGTACGGCGGTGAGGGCCACACGGGCGACTTCGGCGCGGTCGGCGAGGCCCGTACGTCCCGGCCGGCGGGCTGGTCGCCCTGGCAGCGGGAGGTCGACGCGGGCATGGGCGCCTGTGCCCTCTCCCCCGAGGTCCTCGTCTGCGCGGGGTCCGGTGGCGCGGCCGTCGGTCTGCGCGCGGCGGACGGCGAGAAGGTGTGGTCGGTGCCCGGCCGGGGCGAGGCGCCGCGCTCCGCTCCCCAGTACCCCGCCGTGACGGGGGACGCGGTCCACATCACGGGGCCGGACGGGGTGATCACGTACGGGCTGAAGGACGGGAAGGAACGCGGACAGCTCCCGGCGCCCGGCAAGGAGTGGGCGGTGAAGGGGACCGATCTGCTCGGCGGGGTCCTCTACTCCACGTACGTCGATGTCGCGGACGAGCGGACCGGTCTTGTCACCGCCACGAAGCTGGAGGGCGGGCGCGCCCAGGAGCTGTGGCGGACGCCGCTCGACGCCCTGCCGGAGCAGCCGGTGGCCGCCGGGGGCCGGGTGTTCGTGCCGGTCGACAACGTGCCGGTGGCGCTGGACGCCCGTACGGGCACGGTGGCGGCGCGGGGAGCCGGGGGCTGCGGGAAGGTCACGGTCCACAAGGAGAGCGTGCTCTGCTCCGGCCGGCAGGAGGGCGGCGTCGCCGTCCTCGATTCCCGGACGCTGAAGACGGTGCGGACGCTCGGCGAGGGGACGTCGCCGTCGGCCGGCCCGGCGGTGAACGCGGACGGCGTCGTCGCCCTCGTGCACGACGGCGGGACCGTCGTCACCTACGACCTGGCGAGCGGCCGCGAACGGTGGCGCACGGACCTGCATGTCTCCCGTGGGCACGCGGATCGTGTGTACTTCGTGGGCGACCAGGTCCTGGCGGGCGGGAAGCACGAGGTCAACGCCATCCCGGTGGCCGGGCCGTCCGTCCGCCCCGAGGAGTTCACCGCGGCGCTTCCGGACGACTTCACACCGACGGCCTCCGCCGAGGTGCTGGCCGCCGGAGGGGCGGTCTTCCTCGCCCTCTCCGACGGCCTGGTGGTCTCCGCCTACCTGCCCTAG
- a CDS encoding ABC transporter permease: MTTVTDAVATPTRSRGPIAQSIGDSLVVARRNLIRMTRIPEMIIFGLIQPIMFVVLFSYVFGGSMTIGGTTDPAVYREFLMAGIFAQTVTFATAGAGAGIADDMHKGLIDRFRSLPMARGAVLTGRTLADLVQTALTVVVLAIVALMVGWRVHEGIPKALAAFALLLLLGYAFSWIGALIGLSVRTPEAATSGGLIWLFPVTFISIAFVDSSQMASWLRPIAEWNPFSATVQACRELFGNPGVSTSDAWPMQHPVWASILWSVLIIVVFRTLAVRKYRSATA, from the coding sequence GTGACCACAGTGACGGACGCCGTCGCGACGCCCACACGGTCGCGCGGCCCGATCGCCCAGTCGATCGGCGACTCCCTGGTCGTCGCCCGGCGCAACCTCATCCGTATGACCCGGATCCCCGAGATGATCATCTTCGGGCTGATCCAGCCGATCATGTTCGTGGTGCTGTTCAGCTACGTCTTCGGCGGCTCCATGACCATCGGGGGCACCACCGACCCGGCCGTCTACCGCGAGTTCCTGATGGCCGGCATCTTCGCCCAGACCGTCACCTTCGCCACGGCCGGCGCGGGCGCGGGCATCGCCGACGACATGCACAAGGGCCTCATCGACCGCTTCCGCTCCCTGCCGATGGCCCGCGGCGCTGTCCTCACCGGCCGCACCCTGGCCGACCTGGTGCAGACGGCCCTCACGGTCGTGGTCCTCGCGATCGTCGCCCTGATGGTCGGCTGGCGCGTCCACGAGGGCATCCCCAAGGCGCTCGCCGCCTTCGCCCTCCTGCTCCTCCTCGGCTATGCCTTCTCCTGGATCGGAGCCCTGATCGGCCTGTCCGTGCGGACGCCCGAGGCGGCGACCTCGGGCGGACTGATCTGGCTCTTCCCGGTCACGTTCATCTCGATCGCGTTCGTGGACTCCAGCCAGATGGCCTCGTGGCTGAGGCCCATCGCCGAGTGGAACCCGTTCAGCGCGACCGTGCAGGCCTGCCGCGAACTCTTCGGCAACCCCGGCGTCTCGACGTCCGACGCGTGGCCGATGCAGCACCCGGTCTGGGCCTCGATCCTCTGGTCGGTCCTGATCATCGTGGTGTTCAGGACGCTGGCGGTACGGAAGTACCGCTCGGCGACCGCCTAG
- a CDS encoding ATP-binding cassette domain-containing protein: MPGAIYAEGLVKTFGDVRALDGVDLDVPEGTVLGLLGPNGAGKTTAVRVLTTLLQPDSGRAVVAGIDVLRNPDEVRRSIGLSGQFAAVDEYLTGRENLQMVGRLYQMNARHAKRRADELLDRFNLTDAADRTAKTYSGGMRRRLDLAAALVVSPPVMFMDEPTTGLDPRNRQALWEVIQELVAGGTTLLLTTQYLEEADHLAHDICVIDHGKVIARGTSDQLKAQTGGERVEFVVHEPEMIDPARGVLARYGLAGLGHGEVTVEAHTRKLTVPVTGGAKLLAEVIRDLDTVGVEIDDIGLRRPTLDDVFISLTGHAAEQAEEENAEAADAQRGGRKRAKEAAE; encoded by the coding sequence ATGCCAGGCGCGATATATGCCGAAGGTCTGGTGAAGACCTTCGGTGACGTACGAGCTCTGGACGGCGTGGACCTCGATGTACCCGAGGGCACGGTCCTGGGCCTGCTCGGCCCGAACGGCGCGGGGAAGACGACCGCCGTACGCGTGCTGACGACGCTCCTCCAGCCGGACAGCGGCAGGGCCGTCGTCGCCGGAATCGACGTACTGAGGAACCCCGACGAGGTGCGGCGCTCGATCGGCCTGTCCGGCCAGTTCGCGGCCGTCGACGAGTATCTGACCGGCCGCGAGAACCTCCAGATGGTCGGCCGGCTCTACCAGATGAACGCCAGGCACGCGAAGCGGCGGGCGGACGAACTCCTCGATCGTTTCAACCTCACCGACGCGGCCGACCGCACCGCCAAGACGTACTCCGGCGGCATGCGCCGCCGTCTCGACCTCGCCGCCGCCCTCGTCGTCTCGCCGCCCGTGATGTTCATGGACGAGCCGACGACCGGCCTCGACCCCCGTAACCGCCAGGCGCTCTGGGAGGTCATCCAGGAACTCGTCGCGGGCGGTACGACGCTGCTCCTGACGACGCAGTACCTGGAGGAGGCCGACCACCTGGCCCACGACATCTGCGTCATCGACCACGGCAAGGTCATCGCCCGCGGCACCTCGGACCAGCTCAAGGCCCAGACGGGCGGCGAGCGCGTGGAGTTCGTCGTCCACGAGCCGGAGATGATCGACCCGGCCCGCGGCGTCCTCGCCCGCTACGGCCTCGCGGGCCTCGGCCACGGCGAGGTCACGGTCGAGGCCCACACCCGCAAGCTGACCGTCCCGGTCACCGGCGGCGCCAAGCTGCTCGCCGAGGTCATCCGCGACCTGGACACCGTCGGCGTCGAGATCGACGACATCGGCCTGCGCAGGCCCACGCTCGATGACGTGTTCATCTCCCTGACCGGCCACGCGGCCGAACAGGCCGAGGAGGAGAACGCGGAGGCGGCGGACGCGCAGCGCGGCGGCCGCAAGCGCGCGAAGGAGGCGGCCGAGTGA
- the ilvA gene encoding threonine ammonia-lyase produces MSFRRPDPLHPLILDDVRGAQKMLSGVARVTAMEGSRYLSSLVGAPVHLKCENLQRTGSFKLRGAYVRIAGLRPEQRAAGVVAASAGNHAQGVALASALLGVHSTVFMPVGAPLPKVAATREYGAEVRMHGHVVDETLAAAEEYAAETGAVFIHPFDHPDIIAGQGTVGLEILEQCPEVRTILVGVGGGGLVAGIGLAVKSVRPDVKVIGVQAEGAAAYPPSLAAGHPVAIESPVTMADGIKVGRPGDVPFAIVREFVDEVRTVSEDALSSALLLCLERAKLVVEPAGASPVAALLSDPKAFQGPVVAVLSGGNVDPLLLQRILRHGMAAGGRYLSLRLRVTDRPGALATLLAVLTVVDANVLDVSHVRTDPRLGLTEAEVELHLETKGPEHCEEVAAALRDAGYVVMA; encoded by the coding sequence ATGAGCTTCCGTCGGCCAGACCCCTTGCACCCGCTGATCCTCGACGATGTGCGCGGGGCGCAGAAGATGCTCTCCGGGGTGGCCCGAGTGACCGCGATGGAGGGCAGCCGCTATCTGTCCTCGCTGGTCGGAGCCCCGGTCCACCTCAAGTGCGAGAACCTTCAGCGCACGGGCTCGTTCAAGCTGCGCGGGGCGTACGTACGGATCGCCGGGCTGCGGCCCGAGCAGCGCGCGGCAGGGGTGGTCGCCGCCTCCGCGGGGAACCACGCGCAGGGCGTCGCGCTGGCCTCCGCGCTCCTCGGCGTGCACTCCACGGTCTTCATGCCGGTCGGCGCCCCGCTGCCGAAGGTGGCGGCGACCCGGGAGTACGGCGCCGAGGTGCGGATGCACGGCCATGTCGTGGACGAGACCCTGGCGGCGGCCGAGGAGTACGCGGCGGAGACGGGCGCGGTCTTCATCCACCCCTTCGACCACCCGGACATCATCGCGGGGCAGGGCACGGTCGGCCTGGAGATCCTGGAGCAGTGCCCGGAGGTCCGCACGATCCTCGTGGGCGTCGGCGGCGGCGGGCTCGTGGCCGGCATCGGACTCGCGGTGAAGTCGGTCCGCCCCGATGTGAAGGTCATCGGCGTGCAGGCCGAGGGCGCGGCCGCCTATCCGCCCTCGCTCGCCGCCGGCCATCCGGTCGCGATCGAGTCGCCGGTGACGATGGCCGACGGGATCAAGGTGGGGCGCCCGGGCGACGTACCGTTCGCGATCGTCAGGGAGTTCGTCGACGAGGTCCGTACGGTCTCCGAGGACGCGCTCTCCTCGGCGCTGCTGCTCTGCCTGGAGCGGGCGAAGCTGGTGGTCGAACCGGCCGGCGCGAGCCCGGTGGCGGCGCTCCTGAGCGACCCGAAGGCGTTCCAGGGCCCGGTGGTCGCGGTCCTCTCCGGCGGGAACGTGGACCCGCTGCTGCTTCAGCGCATCCTGCGCCACGGCATGGCGGCCGGGGGCCGCTATCTGAGCCTGCGGCTGCGGGTGACGGACCGGCCGGGCGCGCTGGCGACGCTGCTCGCGGTGCTGACGGTGGTGGACGCGAACGTGCTCGACGTGAGCCATGTACGGACGGATCCGCGTCTGGGTCTGACGGAGGCGGAGGTCGAGCTGCACCTGGAGACGAAGGGGCCGGAGCACTGCGAGGAGGTCGCGGCGGCGCTGCGGGACGCGGGGTACGTGGTGATGGCGTAG